A genome region from Baekduia alba includes the following:
- a CDS encoding alanine racemase yields the protein MTAVGDLETPALVVDLDRVEHNIARVAAYAREHGLAVVPHAKTHKTEAIARRQLHDGAAGLTVAKSSEAEAFAARGLGPLLVHYPSVGDAKARRLAEVAGAVGLTVALDSLAAATPLAAAMARRGVEADVLVEVDVGLHRTGVPAGDALAVARAVDALPGLRLVGISGYPGHARDADGGPAAAFATADALLAQARDALLSAGLNSERVSGGSTSTALHAARSSLTEVRPGNYVFLDRGDGRGDVWGPHDIALTVVATVVSVAVSGRMVLDAGSKTLSEAAPPRGLTGAAEIVGAPEVEVVFVNEEHAVCDITCSERAWAVGDRVRLIPNHACTCVNLHDRLYAARGDEVVEELPLIARGAVR from the coding sequence TTGACCGCCGTCGGCGACCTCGAGACGCCGGCGCTGGTCGTCGACCTCGACCGCGTCGAGCACAACATCGCGCGCGTAGCCGCGTATGCCCGGGAGCACGGGCTCGCGGTGGTGCCGCACGCCAAGACGCACAAGACCGAGGCCATCGCGCGCCGCCAGCTGCACGACGGCGCCGCGGGGCTGACCGTCGCCAAGTCCAGCGAGGCCGAGGCGTTCGCGGCCCGGGGCCTGGGGCCGTTGTTGGTGCACTATCCGAGCGTCGGCGACGCCAAGGCGCGGCGGCTGGCCGAGGTCGCGGGCGCGGTCGGGCTGACGGTCGCCCTCGACTCGTTGGCGGCGGCCACGCCGCTGGCCGCGGCGATGGCCCGCCGCGGCGTGGAGGCCGACGTGCTCGTCGAGGTCGACGTCGGGCTGCACCGCACCGGCGTTCCAGCGGGCGACGCGCTGGCGGTGGCCCGTGCCGTCGACGCGCTGCCGGGCCTGCGGCTGGTCGGCATCTCTGGCTATCCAGGCCACGCGCGCGACGCCGACGGCGGCCCGGCGGCGGCGTTCGCCACGGCCGACGCGCTGCTCGCGCAGGCGCGCGACGCGCTCCTGAGCGCGGGGCTCAACAGTGAGCGCGTCTCGGGCGGCTCGACGTCGACCGCGCTGCACGCCGCTCGCTCGTCGCTGACCGAGGTCCGCCCGGGCAACTACGTCTTCCTGGACCGCGGCGATGGCCGCGGCGACGTCTGGGGGCCGCACGACATCGCCCTGACCGTGGTCGCGACCGTGGTGTCGGTCGCCGTGTCCGGGCGGATGGTGCTCGACGCCGGCAGCAAGACGCTGTCGGAAGCCGCTCCGCCGCGCGGGCTGACCGGCGCCGCCGAGATCGTCGGCGCGCCAGAGGTCGAGGTGGTGTTCGTCAACGAGGAACACGCCGTCTGCGACATCACGTGCAGCGAGCGGGCCTGGGCCGTCGGCGACCGTGTCCGGCTGATCCCCAACCACGCCTGCACCTGTGTCAACCTCCACGATCGGCTGTACGCCGCGCGCGGGGACGAGGTCGTGGAGGAGCTGCCGCTGATCGCTCGCGGCGCGGTGCGCTAG
- a CDS encoding MBL fold metallo-hydrolase has product MNEPLVREVARGIHRVTSPLGARSMAQWVVRGPERIVLVDAGVASTPDDALVPALAELGLTPGDLTDIVLTHADVDHYGGSARLRELAPSAQIRAHGADRPLIESFAAIADGRYGWYRAHGLDYDAATWAWLRDAAGPDTALDGDLVPGEVIDVGDGLTLEVLHLPGHSAGHVGLWEPRSRTAIVADAAMGAGFIARDGRLLAPTPYTDADAYTNTIDAIRSLGAEHLETSHFPSLDAAAAVMHLDATARFVAAVAALTHDAPHLSLAELLPAADATLGPFPEAAVELARSLGAHRDIR; this is encoded by the coding sequence ATGAATGAACCGCTGGTCCGCGAAGTCGCCCGCGGGATCCACCGCGTGACTTCGCCGCTGGGCGCGCGCAGCATGGCGCAGTGGGTCGTGCGAGGGCCCGAGCGCATCGTGCTCGTGGACGCCGGCGTCGCGAGTACGCCCGACGACGCGCTCGTCCCGGCGCTGGCGGAGCTCGGGCTGACGCCGGGCGACCTGACCGACATCGTGCTGACCCATGCCGACGTCGACCACTACGGCGGCAGCGCGCGGCTCCGGGAGCTGGCGCCCAGCGCCCAGATCCGCGCCCACGGGGCCGACCGGCCGCTCATCGAGTCCTTCGCCGCGATCGCCGACGGGCGGTACGGCTGGTACCGCGCTCACGGGCTCGACTACGACGCCGCGACGTGGGCGTGGCTGCGCGACGCGGCCGGGCCAGACACCGCGCTGGACGGGGACCTGGTCCCCGGCGAGGTGATCGACGTCGGCGACGGGCTGACCCTGGAGGTGCTGCATCTGCCCGGCCACTCTGCAGGCCACGTCGGGCTGTGGGAGCCGCGCTCGCGAACCGCGATCGTCGCGGACGCGGCGATGGGCGCGGGGTTCATCGCGCGCGACGGCCGTCTGCTGGCGCCGACGCCCTACACCGACGCTGACGCCTACACCAACACGATCGACGCCATCAGGTCGCTCGGCGCCGAGCATCTGGAGACCTCGCACTTCCCCTCGCTCGACGCGGCGGCCGCCGTGATGCACCTCGACGCCACGGCGCGCTTCGTCGCCGCGGTCGCCGCGTTGACCCACGACGCCCCCCATCTGTCGCTCGCCGAGCTCCTGCCCGCCGCCGACGCCACCCTGGGTCCCTTCCCCGAGGCTGCCGTCGAGCTCGCTCGCAGCCTCGGCGCGCACCGCGACATCCGCTAG
- a CDS encoding inositol monophosphatase family protein, protein MDINVSRNGLGDELAVASSITDEVRDLMLRADLTAAEVKPDGHLVTELDRAIDALVRRRLAEARPYDGVMTEESDPFEGRSGRTWVCDPLDGTRARDLGVPVWNFALALVGPDGWPLVATVLNPLLGRSGERFAAVLGGGTLCNGKRVRVAPPAALGVPIKVGGTGDGRDAPGSVRDTFFTLDAAGSPPAMRRRSGVPTVFKGCRVATGQLDAAIYCGRHAWDAAAIALLVTEAAGRATSIDGNVQRYDREVRGLVVSNGSCHDLVTAAATAAYRDHF, encoded by the coding sequence ATGGACATCAACGTTTCGCGCAACGGGCTCGGCGACGAGCTGGCCGTCGCGTCCAGCATCACCGACGAGGTGAGAGACCTCATGCTGCGCGCCGATCTCACCGCCGCGGAGGTCAAGCCTGACGGGCACCTCGTGACCGAACTCGACCGGGCGATCGACGCGCTCGTCCGGCGCCGCCTCGCCGAGGCGCGTCCCTACGACGGCGTGATGACCGAGGAGAGCGACCCATTCGAAGGGCGCTCAGGCCGCACGTGGGTCTGCGACCCGCTGGACGGGACCCGCGCGCGCGACCTCGGCGTACCGGTTTGGAACTTCGCGCTCGCGCTCGTCGGGCCGGACGGGTGGCCGCTCGTGGCCACCGTGCTCAACCCGCTGCTCGGCCGGTCGGGCGAGCGCTTCGCCGCGGTCCTGGGCGGCGGCACGTTGTGCAACGGCAAGCGCGTGCGGGTCGCGCCGCCTGCGGCCCTCGGCGTGCCGATCAAGGTTGGGGGCACAGGCGACGGCCGCGACGCGCCCGGATCGGTCCGCGACACGTTCTTCACGCTCGACGCCGCGGGATCGCCCCCAGCCATGCGCCGTCGCAGTGGGGTGCCGACGGTGTTCAAGGGCTGCCGCGTCGCGACTGGACAGCTCGACGCGGCGATCTACTGCGGCCGCCACGCCTGGGACGCAGCGGCCATCGCCCTCCTCGTCACCGAGGCGGCCGGCCGCGCAACCAGCATCGACGGCAACGTCCAGCGCTATGACCGCGAGGTGCGCGGGCTCGTCGTGTCCAACGGCTCGTGCCACGACCTGGTCACCGCCGCGGCGACCGCCGCTTACCGGGACCACTTCTGA
- a CDS encoding DUF1214 domain-containing protein, translating into MLQAIAASPVMFCRGEGARTAYRLGLRETDGAYLDGSNSYRLRVPLLVPAQLFWSVTIDDAVTRSQDSQPAADLLHAMRSGWGAALVAPEPSCRGCRRFGCR; encoded by the coding sequence GTGCTTCAGGCCATCGCGGCATCGCCGGTCATGTTCTGCCGGGGCGAGGGCGCGCGCACGGCCTATCGGCTCGGGCTACGCGAAACCGACGGGGCCTACCTCGACGGCAGCAACTCCTACCGGTTGCGGGTTCCGCTGCTGGTGCCCGCCCAGCTGTTCTGGTCGGTGACGATCGACGACGCCGTGACCCGCAGCCAAGATAGCCAGCCCGCCGCCGACCTCCTGCATGCCATGCGAAGCGGCTGGGGGGCGGCGCTGGTCGCCCCAGAGCCCAGTTGTCGCGGCTGCCGACGATTCGGATGCCGGTGA
- a CDS encoding biotin transporter BioY has protein sequence MLTSSTALAPAPIVLADALPGARVRDLLLILGGAGLTALLAQVSVHVPPSPVPVTGQTLAVGLVGATLGARRGAAALMLYVVAGLLLPVYADGASGWSVVWGASGGYLVGFVLAAAAIGALAERAADRRVLTALVSFGIAQLIVFACGLVGLKLAVGQSWSWTIHNGFTIFLAGGVIKALVGAAVLPSAWQLVRRSGHWL, from the coding sequence ATGCTGACCTCCTCCACAGCCCTCGCGCCCGCTCCGATCGTGCTTGCCGACGCGCTGCCCGGCGCACGCGTCCGCGACCTCCTGCTGATCCTCGGTGGCGCCGGCCTGACGGCGCTGCTGGCGCAGGTCAGCGTGCATGTCCCGCCGTCGCCGGTGCCGGTGACCGGGCAGACGCTGGCCGTCGGCCTGGTCGGCGCGACGCTCGGCGCGCGCCGCGGCGCCGCGGCGCTGATGCTCTACGTGGTGGCCGGGCTCCTCTTGCCCGTGTACGCCGACGGCGCCTCCGGCTGGTCGGTCGTCTGGGGTGCGAGCGGCGGCTACCTCGTCGGCTTCGTGCTCGCGGCCGCCGCGATCGGCGCGCTCGCCGAGCGAGCGGCCGACCGGCGCGTCTTGACCGCCCTGGTTTCCTTCGGCATCGCCCAGCTCATCGTGTTCGCCTGCGGGCTGGTCGGCCTCAAGCTCGCGGTCGGCCAGTCGTGGTCGTGGACGATCCACAACGGCTTCACGATCTTCCTGGCGGGCGGCGTCATCAAGGCGCTCGTCGGCGCGGCCGTGCTGCCGTCCGCGTGGCAGCTCGTGCGCCGCTCCGGCCACTGGCTCTAG
- a CDS encoding hydroxymethylglutaryl-CoA lyase, producing the protein MPTDFPATVTINEEGPREGFQIEPGPISTADKVAFVEALAGTGVRKIDCVSFVDPRRVPGMADADAVATGIHRVPGIRYTGLWLNERGLDRALALPLDTVGAIRVTASETFSTNNTGKGIVATQDEQRRWLERYVAAGIPVESGYVMTAFGCNFEGEVPVATVIDMVAFILELVDGAGLPRPRVFLADTVGHAAPSAIERVVGAVRDRWPDLPLGLHLHDTRGLGVANVHAALALGVDHFDAACAGLGGCPFAGHAGAAGNVCTEEVVFLCEELGIDTGIDLERMIDCARMAEEIVGHRLPGKLTRGGSLRAIRGGQVAA; encoded by the coding sequence GTGCCCACCGACTTCCCAGCCACCGTGACGATCAACGAGGAAGGCCCGCGCGAGGGCTTCCAGATCGAGCCCGGCCCGATCTCCACGGCCGACAAGGTCGCCTTCGTCGAGGCCCTCGCCGGCACCGGCGTGCGCAAGATCGACTGCGTCTCGTTCGTCGATCCGCGGCGCGTGCCCGGCATGGCCGACGCCGACGCCGTCGCGACCGGCATCCACCGCGTGCCCGGCATCCGCTACACCGGCCTGTGGCTCAACGAGCGCGGCTTGGACCGCGCCCTCGCGCTGCCGCTCGACACCGTCGGCGCCATCCGCGTCACCGCATCGGAGACGTTCAGCACCAACAACACGGGCAAGGGGATCGTGGCCACCCAGGACGAGCAGCGGCGCTGGCTGGAGCGCTACGTCGCCGCCGGGATCCCGGTCGAGAGCGGCTACGTGATGACCGCGTTCGGCTGCAACTTCGAAGGTGAGGTGCCGGTCGCCACGGTGATCGACATGGTGGCCTTCATCCTCGAGCTCGTCGACGGCGCCGGCCTGCCACGGCCCCGCGTCTTCCTCGCCGACACCGTCGGCCACGCGGCGCCCAGCGCCATCGAGCGCGTCGTCGGCGCCGTGCGCGACCGCTGGCCCGACCTCCCGCTCGGTCTCCATCTCCACGACACCCGCGGCCTCGGCGTCGCCAACGTGCACGCCGCGCTCGCGCTCGGCGTCGACCACTTCGATGCCGCCTGCGCGGGCCTGGGCGGATGCCCGTTCGCCGGGCACGCCGGTGCCGCCGGAAACGTCTGCACCGAGGAGGTCGTCTTCCTCTGCGAGGAGCTCGGCATCGACACGGGCATCGACCTCGAGCGGATGATCGACTGCGCGCGCATGGCCGAGGAGATCGTCGGCCACCGGCTGCCCGGCAAGCTCACCCGCGGCGGCAGCCTCCGCGCCATCCGCGGCGGCCAGGTTGCGGCATGA
- a CDS encoding fumarylacetoacetate hydrolase family protein, with protein MKLATARRPGDDAELWGVVADGALHALAGDGARRWPDLAAYLADPDPAALARAADGGAPPIALDDLELLPVVPRPAKLLCVGLNFEAHRLETGRDAAPHPTIFTRFADTLVGHRRPLLLPRASQCLDYEGEIALVIGRHARAVETADAHDAVAGYTLFQDATLRDFQNHAGQFTPGKNFPATGGLGPVLVTADEVGDPRSLELTTTVNGDERQRGRLDDLTFDIPTIVAYCSTWTALAPGDVIAIGTPGGIGSRMDPPRWLTAGDVVEVAAPGLGVLTNPVAAEIDQLARAPRPTPGRTRAAAQASGQSWTGVAPESGATPAT; from the coding sequence ATGAAGCTCGCGACCGCCCGCCGCCCCGGCGACGACGCCGAGCTCTGGGGCGTCGTCGCCGACGGCGCCCTGCACGCGCTCGCCGGCGACGGCGCGCGCCGCTGGCCCGACCTCGCCGCCTACCTCGCGGACCCGGACCCCGCGGCGCTCGCCCGCGCGGCCGACGGCGGTGCGCCGCCGATCGCGCTCGACGACCTCGAGCTGCTCCCGGTCGTCCCGCGTCCCGCCAAGCTGCTCTGCGTGGGGCTGAACTTCGAGGCACATCGCCTCGAGACCGGCCGCGACGCCGCCCCGCACCCCACGATCTTCACGCGCTTCGCCGACACGCTCGTCGGCCATCGCCGGCCGCTGCTGCTGCCGCGGGCGTCGCAGTGCCTGGACTACGAGGGCGAGATCGCCTTGGTCATCGGGCGCCACGCGCGCGCGGTCGAGACTGCCGACGCGCACGACGCCGTAGCGGGCTACACGCTCTTCCAGGACGCGACGCTGCGCGACTTCCAGAACCATGCTGGCCAGTTCACGCCGGGCAAGAACTTCCCGGCGACGGGCGGCCTGGGGCCGGTGCTCGTCACGGCCGACGAGGTCGGCGACCCGCGCTCGCTCGAGCTGACCACGACGGTCAACGGCGACGAGCGCCAGCGCGGCCGACTCGACGACCTCACCTTCGACATCCCGACGATCGTCGCCTACTGCTCGACCTGGACCGCGCTGGCGCCGGGCGACGTGATCGCGATCGGCACGCCCGGCGGGATCGGCAGCCGCATGGACCCTCCGCGCTGGCTGACGGCGGGCGATGTCGTCGAGGTCGCGGCGCCGGGCCTCGGCGTGCTGACCAACCCCGTTGCCGCCGAGATCGATCAGCTCGCGAGAGCGCCCCGACCCACACCCGGCCGCACGCGTGCGGCGGCCCAGGCGAGCGGCCAGTCGTGGACCGGCGTCGCCCCCGAAAGCGGGGCGACGCCGGCCACGTGA
- a CDS encoding alkene reductase, producing MTDPFLAPALLGRLALANRVVMAPMTRSRAVDAATPHAAAALYYAQRASAGLIVSEGVCISPTAAGNPDLPGLWNERQVAAWRQIIDAVHAAGGRIVAQLWHLGRAGLPELLPDGAAPVGPSAVAIDTTTYLARRQVPYVVPRELSVAEIGAVVEEFASAARRARDAGFDGVELHGANGYLIDQFLHASSNRRTDAYGGTPVARTRFLREVAEAVCAVWGSGRVGVRLSPTSSFQDMHDPDPAELFGAALDALSRRELAYVHVVEPGVSGAQGTGEDRTGQIDAGWVRRRWDGGLIATGELDRERAAAILRRGDADAVGFARLFLANPDLPARLASGAACNEPVRETFYGGGDEGYIDYPTLHAAALLDHLVEGGHADHVAGVAPLSGATPVHDWPLAWAAARVRPGVGRGALAS from the coding sequence GTGACGGATCCGTTCCTGGCACCGGCGCTGCTCGGGCGCCTGGCCCTCGCCAACCGCGTCGTGATGGCGCCGATGACCCGCAGCCGCGCGGTCGACGCCGCCACGCCGCATGCCGCCGCGGCGCTCTATTACGCCCAGCGGGCGAGCGCTGGGCTGATCGTCTCCGAGGGCGTCTGCATCTCGCCGACGGCCGCGGGCAACCCGGACCTGCCCGGCCTCTGGAACGAGCGGCAGGTCGCCGCGTGGCGGCAGATCATCGACGCCGTGCATGCCGCCGGCGGGCGGATCGTCGCCCAGCTCTGGCACCTCGGCCGCGCCGGCCTGCCCGAGCTGCTGCCCGACGGCGCCGCGCCGGTTGGGCCGTCGGCCGTCGCGATCGACACCACCACCTACCTCGCGCGCCGTCAGGTGCCCTACGTCGTGCCGCGGGAGTTGAGCGTCGCCGAGATCGGCGCGGTCGTCGAGGAGTTCGCGAGCGCCGCCCGCCGCGCGCGCGACGCCGGCTTCGACGGCGTCGAGCTGCACGGCGCCAACGGCTACCTCATCGACCAGTTCCTCCACGCCTCCTCCAACCGGCGCACCGACGCCTACGGCGGGACGCCGGTCGCGCGAACCCGGTTCCTGCGCGAGGTCGCCGAGGCCGTCTGCGCGGTGTGGGGGTCGGGGCGAGTCGGCGTCCGCCTATCGCCGACGAGCAGCTTCCAGGACATGCACGACCCCGACCCGGCGGAGCTGTTCGGCGCGGCGCTCGACGCGCTGTCGCGGCGCGAGCTCGCCTACGTCCACGTCGTCGAGCCCGGTGTCTCGGGCGCGCAGGGGACGGGCGAGGACCGCACTGGCCAGATCGACGCGGGCTGGGTCCGGCGGCGCTGGGACGGCGGGCTGATCGCCACCGGCGAGCTCGACCGCGAGCGCGCGGCGGCGATCCTCCGCCGCGGCGATGCCGACGCGGTCGGCTTCGCGCGGCTGTTCCTCGCCAACCCGGACCTGCCGGCGCGGCTGGCGTCCGGAGCGGCTTGCAACGAGCCCGTGCGCGAGACGTTCTACGGCGGCGGCGACGAGGGCTACATCGACTACCCGACGCTGCACGCAGCGGCGCTTCTCGATCACCTGGTCGAGGGCGGCCACGCCGATCACGTGGCCGGCGTCGCCCCGCTTTCGGGGGCGACGCCGGTCCACGACTGGCCGCTCGCCTGGGCCGCCGCACGCGTGCGGCCGGGTGTGGGTCGGGGCGCTCTCGCGAGCTGA
- a CDS encoding acyl-CoA carboxylase subunit beta — translation MSTTVPPPADVDQEDVRTVHERVADVVATALLGGPAKQRERHQAAGKLLVRDRLALLLDEEPSFEDGLLARSAEGLPGDAVVCCVGTIGGREVCVIANDYTVKAGTWGKRTFEKITRMQDLADEIGAPLIYLVDAAGARIDEQFESYAGRRAWGNIFYNQIQVSGRVPQVCALFGPSPAGSAYVPALCDYTVMVRGNATAYLGAPRQAEMVTGERVTLEEMGGAEMHCTVSGLGDLLVDTEEEAIAALRVWLSYLPSRWDQRPPRVTARPPRADARPVEEIVPVREAQAFDIEELIEAVVDEGSFFAYKPLFARELTAGFARLGGESVGIIANQPTQKGGVLFSDSSDKAARFVWICNAFNIPLLFLVDIAGYMIGSAVERDGIIRHGAKMLFAVAESRVPRIAVLVRKAYGGGYLAMSGSPMGPDAVLALPTAKPALMGPEAAVNAIHYNKLAAIEDPEERARVEAELRAEYDADIDVLKIANENAVEAVVQGDALRDELITRFALYRRRPAEPHVRRNGVYPV, via the coding sequence ATGTCCACGACCGTCCCGCCGCCCGCCGACGTCGACCAGGAGGACGTTCGGACCGTCCATGAGCGGGTCGCCGACGTCGTCGCGACCGCGCTCCTCGGTGGCCCGGCCAAGCAGCGCGAACGCCACCAGGCCGCGGGCAAGCTGCTGGTCCGCGACCGCCTCGCCCTGCTGCTCGACGAGGAGCCGTCGTTCGAGGACGGGCTCCTCGCGCGATCGGCCGAGGGCCTGCCCGGCGACGCCGTCGTGTGCTGTGTCGGCACGATCGGCGGGCGCGAGGTCTGCGTCATCGCCAACGACTACACGGTCAAGGCGGGCACGTGGGGCAAGCGCACCTTCGAGAAGATCACGCGCATGCAGGACCTGGCGGACGAGATCGGCGCGCCGCTGATCTACCTCGTCGACGCAGCGGGCGCGCGGATCGACGAGCAGTTCGAGAGCTACGCCGGCCGTCGCGCGTGGGGCAACATCTTCTACAACCAGATCCAGGTCTCCGGGCGCGTGCCGCAGGTGTGTGCGCTGTTCGGCCCGTCGCCCGCGGGCTCGGCCTACGTGCCCGCCCTGTGCGACTACACCGTGATGGTCCGCGGCAACGCCACGGCCTACCTCGGTGCGCCACGCCAGGCCGAGATGGTGACCGGCGAGCGCGTGACGCTGGAGGAGATGGGCGGCGCCGAGATGCACTGCACGGTGTCCGGGCTCGGCGACCTGCTGGTCGACACCGAGGAGGAGGCGATCGCGGCGCTGCGCGTCTGGCTCTCCTACCTGCCGAGTCGCTGGGATCAGCGGCCGCCGCGCGTGACGGCGCGCCCGCCGCGCGCCGACGCGCGCCCGGTCGAGGAGATCGTGCCGGTCCGGGAGGCCCAGGCGTTCGACATCGAGGAGCTCATCGAGGCGGTGGTCGACGAGGGCAGCTTCTTCGCCTACAAGCCGCTGTTCGCGCGGGAGCTGACGGCGGGCTTCGCCCGGCTGGGCGGCGAGAGCGTCGGCATCATCGCCAACCAGCCGACCCAGAAGGGCGGCGTGCTCTTCTCGGACTCCTCCGACAAGGCCGCCCGCTTCGTCTGGATCTGCAACGCCTTCAACATCCCCTTGCTGTTCCTGGTGGACATCGCCGGGTACATGATCGGCAGTGCGGTCGAGCGCGACGGCATCATCCGCCACGGCGCCAAGATGCTCTTCGCGGTCGCCGAGAGCCGGGTGCCGCGGATCGCCGTGCTGGTGCGCAAGGCCTATGGCGGCGGGTACCTCGCGATGTCGGGCAGCCCGATGGGCCCTGATGCGGTCCTGGCGCTGCCGACTGCCAAGCCCGCGCTGATGGGTCCCGAGGCCGCGGTGAACGCCATTCACTACAACAAGCTCGCGGCGATCGAGGACCCCGAGGAGCGAGCTCGCGTCGAGGCCGAGCTGCGCGCCGAGTACGACGCCGACATCGACGTGCTCAAGATCGCCAACGAGAACGCGGTCGAGGCCGTCGTCCAGGGCGACGCGCTGCGCGACGAGCTGATCACGCGGTTCGCGCTCTACCGCCGTCGCCCCGCCGAGCCCCACGTGCGCCGCAACGGCGTCTACCCGGTCTAG
- a CDS encoding MaoC/PaaZ C-terminal domain-containing protein, which translates to MPPWTFVIDQEFESAALTVTETHVVSWAGLTGDWVALHTDAEAAAQSAFGERVAHGPLTLALALGLVTQCGVFTGNVVAWLGLDGVRASAPVRFGDTIRARVRVAELRPAARGERDVCRLHYSVVNQREEEVMTFDNTLLLNRAAA; encoded by the coding sequence GTGCCTCCGTGGACATTCGTCATTGATCAAGAGTTCGAGAGCGCCGCGCTCACCGTCACCGAGACCCATGTGGTCAGCTGGGCGGGGCTCACCGGCGACTGGGTCGCCCTGCACACCGACGCCGAGGCGGCGGCCCAGTCGGCCTTCGGCGAGCGCGTGGCGCACGGTCCGCTGACGCTCGCGCTCGCGCTCGGCCTCGTCACGCAGTGCGGGGTGTTCACGGGCAACGTCGTCGCCTGGCTCGGCCTCGACGGCGTGCGCGCCAGCGCGCCGGTCCGGTTCGGCGACACGATCCGCGCGCGCGTCCGCGTCGCCGAGCTGCGCCCCGCCGCCCGCGGCGAGCGCGACGTCTGCCGGCTGCACTACTCCGTCGTCAACCAGCGCGAAGAGGAAGTCATGACCTTCGACAACACCCTGCTCCTGAACCGGGCGGCCGCCTGA
- a CDS encoding class I adenylate-forming enzyme family protein has product MLVRLRYTKPRTRENAAVLTLGEVLERNARRHADRVAIIDETTSRTHRELATRAWGLAEGLRREGVGAGDRVGVLAQNGAFGAECVMAAAAIGAIAVMYNWRWATPELVFALNQSRPAVVLVDGHHRADLDAALATGDVGPTFAVVDERSDYASLLVAGAGPPALAVDPSAPAVMLYTGGTTGFPKGVLLSHANVMANAFNEIVDTDMRDDDRTLCIAPMFHSASLLCWFMPHMVLGASAVLVRSFDEREVARTIADTGVTNGFLVPNMVRRMLHAGALEDCASTRLRRIYVGGAAFLMEDKRAVAAAVPGVSLYYQYGLTEAGPIVTRLRPEDMFRPELDGSIGREFLLCSVEVREPDGTPSPAGEPGEIHVKGPNVMLGYFEDPDATADVLSDGWLRTGDVAARDAEGYLFFRDRTKDMIKTGGENVHSAEVEHVLYTHPAVAEAAVLGVPSTAWDEEVCAVVAVKPGADVTIDALREHCRAQLAGYKVPKRMVLVGLDDMPISQTGKVLKRDLAERQLFA; this is encoded by the coding sequence GTGCTTGTTCGTTTACGATACACGAAACCACGAACCCGGGAGAATGCGGCTGTGCTCACGCTTGGAGAGGTGCTGGAACGCAACGCTCGGCGCCATGCCGATCGCGTGGCGATCATCGATGAGACGACCAGCCGCACGCACCGCGAGCTCGCCACCCGTGCCTGGGGGCTGGCGGAAGGGCTGCGTCGCGAGGGCGTCGGGGCGGGCGACCGGGTCGGCGTCCTGGCCCAGAACGGCGCCTTCGGGGCGGAGTGCGTGATGGCCGCCGCGGCGATCGGCGCGATCGCCGTCATGTACAACTGGCGCTGGGCCACTCCCGAGCTCGTCTTCGCGCTCAACCAGTCGCGGCCGGCGGTCGTGCTGGTCGACGGCCACCATCGCGCCGACCTCGACGCGGCGCTGGCCACCGGCGACGTCGGCCCGACGTTCGCGGTGGTCGACGAGCGCAGCGACTACGCGTCGCTGCTGGTCGCCGGCGCGGGACCGCCGGCGCTCGCGGTCGACCCGAGCGCCCCCGCGGTGATGCTCTACACGGGCGGGACGACGGGGTTCCCGAAGGGCGTGCTGCTCTCGCACGCCAACGTGATGGCCAATGCGTTCAACGAGATCGTCGACACCGACATGCGCGACGACGACCGGACGCTGTGCATCGCGCCGATGTTCCACTCCGCCTCGCTGCTGTGCTGGTTCATGCCGCACATGGTCCTGGGCGCCTCGGCGGTGCTGGTGCGGTCCTTCGACGAGCGCGAGGTGGCGCGCACCATCGCCGACACCGGCGTGACCAACGGGTTCCTGGTGCCCAACATGGTGCGGCGGATGCTGCACGCCGGGGCGCTCGAGGACTGCGCGAGCACGCGCCTGCGGCGGATCTACGTCGGCGGCGCGGCGTTCCTGATGGAGGACAAACGGGCGGTCGCGGCCGCGGTGCCCGGCGTCTCCCTCTACTACCAGTACGGCCTCACCGAGGCGGGGCCGATCGTCACCCGCCTGCGCCCGGAGGACATGTTCCGGCCCGAGCTCGACGGCTCGATCGGGCGCGAGTTCCTGCTCTGCTCGGTCGAGGTCCGCGAGCCCGACGGGACGCCGTCGCCGGCCGGGGAGCCGGGGGAGATCCACGTCAAGGGCCCCAACGTGATGCTCGGCTACTTCGAGGACCCCGACGCCACGGCCGATGTCCTGTCCGACGGCTGGCTGCGCACCGGTGACGTCGCGGCGCGCGACGCGGAGGGCTACCTGTTCTTCCGCGACCGAACCAAGGACATGATCAAGACCGGCGGGGAGAACGTGCACAGCGCGGAGGTCGAGCACGTGCTCTACACCCATCCCGCCGTGGCCGAGGCCGCGGTGCTCGGCGTGCCCAGCACCGCCTGGGACGAGGAGGTCTGCGCGGTGGTCGCCGTCAAGCCCGGCGCCGACGTCACGATCGACGCGCTGCGCGAGCACTGCCGCGCCCAGCTGGCCGGCTACAAGGTGCCCAAGCGCATGGTCCTGGTGGGCCTCGACGACATGCCGATCAGCCAGACCGGCAAGGTCCTCAAGCGCGACCTGGCGGAGCGTCAGCTCTTCGCTTGA